The following proteins are encoded in a genomic region of Debaryomyces hansenii CBS767 chromosome G complete sequence:
- a CDS encoding DEHA2G03014p (similar to CA1750|IPF8252 Candida albicans IPF8252) — protein sequence MRSFIKGHIRSESSTSDYYDHDIENPPRITHGNSSTLSSPSFQQKPQFTSPQKSMSTPKKLLTPIKNLFSSPNHAKHPNNVLSSGDRLNSALSGPNKEKTQAPRKHEQKPVSTLPQNGNSNNADNLRSPGETQSHAWSSQLKSHTLSNGTLAQMHTPNMNSGASWSSPALASPRDIYHTNNYDSHEVLMPPSYSPYSQSPYSQSPSDHDKANQNMLAPPLNLPEVHDKLEGTNPNQSSISLADSTNFETKSVSFQPDCEIKDSVQYGISPHDHSSGTEEDATHDDDEYSDSDSSSQFSFVKDNAGGRNTSVKYYKTNTGPPKNNNTFPQSNEFNENDLGYEVDEFSDYDFENNGMDDDDFNYDDEDDADRQYDDIFCDEHKHYTDLENNIRESNTEKSLDSVSNNFEESSAFSSNPFDKTEIETTSTDLKLPDAPLKNYRLFNHSYHLSIEGFDDKSKSSESMSEDNIHNEDILENYMDLRRSSSIDVANLNNSRKTPDLQSSGNLELYDLNSPMINGLTIGNNLRHRLRKDNDFKEEDHDSNTNKLFIFRQTSFESGIDDITNHIQKDNLLKDDREIFKQRALKSFHSSISDNLDSKISEKLNEIESFNKRRMADTNEASSLKSIKENDVGLGILFDSGVPMENNGSQPAVNTIAPVNEIMGILGTLETGNRSLDYGAEHKVIPSELPEDLDQSITSPNQGNKDSRSSILGMMNVLANLEKTQEPINQEDDSALGPTDLNHPRRTSIIDMMDKLATIESQKKEENNAKRNSVTNMMATLAVLENTNQQHSQDIRNTKNTSTKVPGRISKNPLQRIAADSSKESKRYSWYDDDEKIDFKAVNLSNVQSKSEPEHTVLKKTETPIEPERMDFETTISTLDKDLIDEANQLPEDYNFEDYEYNRFPNSPINDAVLFRSNSYNKKPSKSVADNNLLSNKIETINKTITFYRSNSTGQQSDFNIYGGISRGPSSRSVKSFTSVGSDTLNEERNDDPERTKLTETPNGPYTFRSNFPLYSKSTDSYNLGTISEADSPLI from the coding sequence ATGCGGTCATTTATAAAAGGTCATATAAGAAGTGAATCTTCTACTTCGGACTACTATGACCATGATATCGAAAACCCGCCGCGAATAACTCATGGTAATAGTTCAACGCTTCTGTCACCTAGTTTTCAACAGAAGCCTCAGTTCACGTCTCCCCAAAAATCCATGAGTACGCCGAAAAAGCTATTAACGCCTATTAAAAACCTATTCTCTTCGCCAAACCATGCGAAACATCCCAACAATGTGTTACTGTCCGGAGATCGGTTGAACAGTGCATTATCGGGCCCAAATAAAGAGAAGACTCAGGCACCACGCAAACACGAACAAAAACCGGTATCGACATTACCACAGAATGGGAATAGCAATAATGCTGATAACTTGAGGTCGCCTGGAGAGACCCAGCTGCACGCATGGAGCAGCCAGTTAAAATCGCACACCCTTCTGAATGGCACACTAGCCCAAATGCATACTCCCAACATGAATTCGGGAGCCTCTTGGTCATCACCTGCCCTTGCGCTGCCTAGAGATATTTATCATACGAACAACTACGATAGCCACGAAGTATTGATGCCTCCATCATATTCACCATACTCACAATCACCATATTCACAATCTCCGTCAGATCACGATAAGGCTAACCAAAATATGTTGGCCCCCCCCTTGAATTTACCAGAAGTACATGATAAATTGGAGGGAACAAACCCAAATCAATCAAGCATTTCATTAGCAGATAGCACGAATTTTGAGACAAAGCTGGTATCTTTTCAGCCCGATTgtgaaattaaagattcTGTACAATATGGCATCTCACCGCACGATCATTCTTCAGGTACTGAAGAAGATGCAACGCACGATGACGACGAATATTCGGATTCGGATTCATCTTCACAATTCTCTTTTGTCAAGGATAATGCTGGCGGCCGAAATACATCGGTGAAATACTACAAAACAAATACAGGTCCaccaaaaaataataatacatttCCCCAACtgaatgaatttaatgaaaatgatttagGATATGAAGTTGACGAGTTTTCTGATTacgattttgaaaataatggaatGGATGACGACGACTTCAATTacgatgatgaagacgatgCTGACAGACAATACGATGACATTTTTTGTGATGAACATAAACATTATACGGACCTCgaaaataatataagaGAGCTGAATACTGAGAAATCTTTAGATTCTGTCAGTAACAATTTTGAGGAAAGTTCTGCTTTCAGTTCGAATCCTTTTGATAAGACAGAAATTGAAACTACATCGACAGACCTTAAACTTCCTGATGCACCACTCAAAAACTATAGACTATTTAATCATTCTTATCATTTATCGATTGAAGGATTTGACgataaatccaaatcaCTGGAATCGATGTCTGAAGATAATATTcataatgaagatattcttgaaaattacaTGGATCTTAGAAGACTGTCGTCAATTGATGTTGcaaacttgaataatagtAGAAAAACTCCTGACTTACAGTCGTCAGGTAACTTAGAGCTTTATGATCTTAATTCACCTATGATTAACGGGTTAACAATAGGTAATAATTTAAGACATAGGCTACGaaaagataatgattttaagGAGGAGGATCACGATAGTAATACAAACAAGCTATTTATTTTTAGGCAGACTTCATTCGAAAGCGGAATAGATGACATTACAAATCACATTCAAAAAGATAATTTACTAAAGGATGACCGTGAGATTTTTAAACAACGGGCTCTTAAAAGTTTCCACAGTTCTATTAGTGACAACCTCGattccaaaatttcagAGAAGttaaatgaaatagaatctttcaataagaGGAGAATGGCCGATACAAATGAAGCTAGTTCTTTGAAGtcaatcaaagaaaatgatgTTGGACTTGGTATACTATTTGATCTGGGTGTGCCGATGGAAAATAATGGATCTCAACCAGCTGTCAACACAATCGCTCCAGTGAATGAAATCATGGGCATTTTAGGAACATTAGAAACTGGGAATAGGTCATTGGATTATGGAGCAGAACACAAGGTTATACCAAGTGAACTACCAGAGGATTTAGATCAGTCGATAACTTCACCTAATCAAGGGAACAAGGATTCTAGGCTGTCAATCTTAGGGATGATGAATGTATTAGCTAACTTAGAAAAAACACAAGAGCCTATCAATCAGGAAGATGACAGCGCATTGGGACCCACGGATTTAAATCATCCGAGAAGGACTTCCATAATTGACATGATGGACAAGCTAGCAACGATTGAATCTcagaagaaggaagaaaataatgCGAAGAGGAATTCAGTAACAAATATGATGGCAACTTTGGCAGTACTTGAAAATACCAACCAACAACACAGTCAAGATATTAGAAATACTAAGAACACAAGTACTAAAGTCCCTGGCAGAATATCTAAGAATCCTCTACAGAGGATAGCGGCAGATTCGTCAAAGGAAAGCAAGAGATATTCTTGGTATGATGACGACGAAAAGATAGATTTCAAAGCTGTAAATTTGAGTAATGTACAATCTAAATCTGAACCTGAACATACTGTCTTGAAAAAAACAGAAACGCCCATTGAACCAGAGAGGATGGATTTTGAGACCACAATATCAACCCTTGATAAAGATTTGATTGATGAAGCTAATCAATTGCCTGAAGATTATAATTTTGAGGACTATGAATATAATAGATTTCCAAACTCGCCTATTAATGATGCAGTACTTTTTAGATCTAACtcatataataaaaagcCCTCTAAAAGTGTTGCAGATAATAACCTCCTTTCCAATAAAATTGAGACAATCAACAAAACAATCACTTTCTACAGGAGCAATAGTACAGGCCAGCAATCTGATTTTAACATATATGGTGGCATAAGTAGAGGTCCATCTTCGAGGTCAGTGAAATCTTTTACTTCAGTAGGTAGTGATACtttgaatgaagaaagaaatgatgACCCAGAAAGAACCAAACTTACTGAAACACCTAATGGGCCCTACACCTTTAGGTCTAATTTTCCCctatattcaaaaagtaCTGATTCCTATAATTTGGGAACTATTTCTGAAGCTGATAGTCCATTAATTTGA
- a CDS encoding DEHA2G03058p (similar to uniprot|P41901 Saccharomyces cerevisiae YGR059W SPR3) — protein MDCENLDTSKNFSSFDSGMEVLDTKLQGMTIFNDRTNLRQNVTSPNLELFKKLGELSRPTSNHRFQITSRNQESLNSESTDVIPMNKAASRVGLSFLPEQREAISRRNGGIFSLMVIGLAGSGKTTFINTLFGTDLINTDRKKDTNSTTKIAAHCFEVVEKGFSLKINVIDTPGFGESVDNSFAWVPATKYLDDQFKVHLLQEEQPVRKNGVDKRVHCCLYFIIPNGKGLSQLDILSMKELSRRVNLIPVISKSDTFGADEVKNFKSIINQTLELNNITICGNILDQNVKDQIHSHIPFAVMGSNEYHENSQGKLVRGRNYKWGFAEVENPTHCDFIYLREVLMGKNMLDLILATEMHHESFRSHYLGDRFKEATKEQPMSDTYIQRMDGLEQSIYFHQKILASYDDTMKEEDPILLDKQIKMKEKFAGIIANQERRFKDWKRALIEKQNIFNHDIEKLHNKIIKLQDLIAHLESGYVIDNESDYESIESNNETIKSEKKGSKNSFIDYALQS, from the coding sequence ATGGACTGTGAAAATTTAGATACAAGtaagaatttttcttcttttgataGTGGAATGGAAGTTCTCGATACCAAATTGCAAGGCATGACAATCTTTAATGATCGTACCAACCTACGTCAAAATGTGACGCTGCCTAATCTAGAGTTGTTTAAAAAGCTAGGAGAATTACTGAGGCCAACTTCAAATCATAGATTTCAGATTACAAGTCGAAACCAAGAATCCTTGAATAGCGAATCCACAGATGTAATACCTATGAACAAAGCGGCCTCAAGGGTTGGACTTTCGTTTCTCCCAGAACAAAGAGAGGCCATAAGCCGTAGAAATGGAGGtattttttcattgatgGTGATCGGGTTGGCCGGTAGTGGGAAAACTACATTTATAAATACGTTGTTTGGAACTGATCTAATTAATACTGATCGAAAGAAAGACACAAACTCCACTACCAAGATAGCAGCACACTGCTTTGAGGTGGTTGAGAAAGGGTTCTCGTTGAAGATCAATGTTATAGATACTCCTGGATTTGGGGAATCAGTCGATAATCTGTTTGCTTGGGTGCCAGCTACAAAATATCTTGACGACCAATTCAAAGTACATTTActtcaagaagaacaaCCGGTTCGAAAAAATGGGGTTGACAAACGGGTCCACTGTTGCTTGTACTTTATTATTCCCAACGGAAAAGGTTTGAGTCAACtagatattttatcaatgaaGGAATTATCCAGGCGTGTCAACCTTATTCCAGTGATTTCGAAAAGTGATACCTTTGGTGCAGACGAggtgaagaatttcaagTCCATCATTAATCAAACACTAGAATTAAACAATATTACGATTTGTGGCAATATATTGGATCAAAATGTGAAAGACCAGATACACTCCCATATACCATTTGCAGTCATGGGCTCCAATGAGTATCATGAAAACTCCCAGGGAAAGCTAGTTAGAGGAAGGAATTATAAATGGGGCTTTGCTGAAGTCGAAAACCCTACGCATTGtgatttcatttatttgagAGAAGTATTGATGGGTAAGAATATGTTAGATCTTATACTAGCAACAGAAATGCATCATGAGAGTTTCCGTAGCCATTACTTGGGTGACAGGTTTAAGGAAGCAACCAAGGAACAGCCCATGAGTGACACATATATACAGAGAATGGATGGCTTAGAACAACTGATTTATTTCCACCAAAAGATATTGGCATCTTATGACGATACAATGAAGGAAGAAGACCCAATTCTCTTAGATAAGCAAATTAAAATGAAGGAAAAATTTGCCGGTATAATTGCAAATCAAGAACGAAGATTTAAAGACTGGAAAAGGGCTCTAATCgaaaaacaaaatattttcaatcatGATATAGAAAAACTTCACAACAAGATCATTAAATTACAAGATTTAATTGCCCACTTAGAATCGGGTTACGTTATTGATAACGAATCTGATTATGAGTCGATAGAAAGCAATAATGAAACTATTAAAAGCGAAAAGAAAGGTTCcaaaaattcttttatagACTACGCATTACAATCTTAA
- a CDS encoding DEHA2G03080p (similar to CA0364|IPF15983 Candida albicans IPF15983), whose protein sequence is MSLYPYNSDEDEARKNSNYHDFDELVPSEEIENASKPSDTFPGRKSRNINVILDHSAFVRGIGNIKRWFNQEYIKAHIDPNADEEIYLNIYIPSYTLHEFDYVKKGTSMMATNAREAIRFIDKIFEKELNGEDETDPMNPDSKPGKKSIIYDLYIESPNESGPSWSECLNYKVHSPKIKEFPNFKTKFDSNLIGQHPIPQGESLESHNSFDETNYNNSSAYKQNNKLNDIQYENSQSYQNALANADELAEMPTRLRYLIRSCIYKRFIERKSFNSPLEEWKLVTEDPITKVWAKSFGIDCMNVNEAELLIFQSYDINQYQLYDPRHTFSVDDESHAPNSILQNTIDTTLYSYTKIDRPSKSKNKNKNKNTKKSTKPKQINGVVSDGCTGANGDFVKKERFDAINYAPRGTGDLWKP, encoded by the coding sequence atGTCACTTTATCCGTATAAttcagatgaagatgaagctcgaaaaaattcaaattatcatgACTTTGATGAGTTAGTTCCTTCAGAAGAGATCGAAAATGCATCTAAACCATCTGATACATTTCCAGGGCGTAAATCGAGAAACATCAATGTAATTTTGGATCATTCTGCATTTGTAAGAGGAATTGGTAATATAAAGCGTTGGTTTAACcaagaatatattaaagCACATATTGACCCTAATGCCGAcgaagaaatatatttgaacaTCTACATTCCAAGCTACACATTAcatgaatttgattatgtGAAGAAGGGGACTTCGATGATGGCAACTAATGCGAGAGAGGCCattagatttattgataaaatattcgaaAAGGAACTCAATGGAGAAGATGAGACTGATCCAATGAACCCCGATTCCAAGCCAGGAAAGAAGTCGATCATTTACGATCTTTACATCGAGTCGCCAAATGAATCTGGTCCATCTTGGTCTGAATGCTTAAATTATAAAGTACATTCACCAAAAATTAAGGAATTTCCGAATTTCAAGACAAAATTTGACTCCAACTTAATCGGCCAGCACCCAATTCCACAAGGAGAATCCTTAGAAAGCCATAACAGTTTCGACGAAACCAATTATAACAACTCTTCGGCTtacaaacaaaataataagttGAACGATATTCAATATGAGAATTCCCAATCATATCAAAATGCTTTGGCAAATGCAGACGAACTTGCAGAAATGCCAACCCGTTTAAGATACTTAATCAGGTCTTGTATCTACAAAAGATTCATAGAAAGaaaatctttcaatagTCCTCTCGAAGAATGGAAGCTTGTTACCGAAGACCCAATTACCAAGGTTTGGGCTAAAAGCTTTGGCATTGACTGCATGAATGTTAATGAAGCAGAACTTTTAATTTTCCAATCGTATGACATCAaccaatatcaattatatgATCCGCGCCACACCTTTAGTGTCGACGATGAAAGCCATGCACCTAACAGTATATTGCAGAACACTATCGACACTACCTTGTATTCCTACACCAAGATTGATCGTCCTTCCAAAAGcaaaaataaaaacaaGAACAAAAACACAAAGAAGTCTACCAAGCCAAAGCAAATCAATGGGGTAGTTAGTGACGGATGTACAGGTGCAAATGGTGATTTTGTCAAGAAAGAGAGATTTGATGCCATTAATTATGCACCAAGAGGTACTGGTGACTTGTGGAAACCATGA
- a CDS encoding DEHA2G03036p (similar to CA1748|IPF8257 Candida albicans IPF8257) has protein sequence MEVPLKANMSVDDINLDSRPVVTPERRARSSSPIKNRRSLPPNFFDMKLPSLPFASEEDIRSMTSGSNSSLSPKQLKSLSNSPAFSRLHVSTSPERSQYVIPIPFTLKLPPKLSSHNQNPPSPRSISPERSNRNERETSPTRSLSPNKLSRLVYNGNKYEKLESSSDSEEGEDERNHRPLIRRPAPPPVTTNKRKSKKQNIQAKQMSHDELSTIDEASNYAKSRTPSYRSRKEGKSLPLPPSNEGINAGKSVPRISHKASLSTPISVETPDKFTFRVPNSATSVKDSYYRNLLVPSQNLQSIDKTPRMINSSVPRSSTEDNIRLLQSNAPTESNDTVLRIHKRSFSDESKVSSLSSFSSFGGMLNTSPSPNLNQAGPSLLESKADDQFRNIENPRTISNGSTTSCASDVSSNASWNSLQKSIGINDSNSLSESEVVQGKPKSPSGIATSNEDKIIGSEHSNDNDTKDLKMALGTNEESNCSDTDESEIADLYLNESEVSINDKTEIGVPICQKLTAYNESDNEGAGTRFNFPAGSGNITNSKELKQNITPSSSRRSSAYMAQYKSPSGQIEIPDLDDKSVTGRYSISKSSCSFNGTTFNDINCENSEDSGIDSGDSSKLEPIGFPSRAARNVIKEQFRSMHGDDDSDTDIESAKYSNYSTTTPKSKSTPCLSRNERQLPPLPDKIDKTNSIKHPQPKSPVKHSRHKSMFNIDFDATSVPKSAPQTTRSKLHKRSKSMDFNSMIPKSPSKISNVNSETLSLKTEDTRKVATPEEMKISVTEPPKPVDYAVDFKEATSNDNFPAYPVAPNIKESYSGKEHSPRNHGTIHNISKDLNKLNISQKDDNPSCTPYVTNSPQNYEFGLHPTPYNIPTSNLSNRTSSSSGSSYQSSRSTKNTNYTSMSDSDSVIIDLTKDKYDICMIQRNSSTQSYRSVTERTIEGKEFEVVLVEDEDENDDDVDELASIYSKYRNNWIFRTGSTASCTSNTSTASFESGVASESQLKLKPSVSLASRYKKIQSPRNIDRLSSQIQKQRFNEKQVLPLNASNVGYNSTRIQYPGVKESSNNIKPSTKELPKIQASYGLPEGISCPNLNSKYFDYASDNYDFNSFMKQQVSPN, from the coding sequence atggAAGTTCCCTTGAAAGCAAATATGTCagttgatgatattaatttagattCCAGGCCTGTGGTTACTCCAGAGAGAAGAGCTCGTTCGAGTTCACCAATTAAGAACCGTCGTTCTTTACCACCGAACTTCTTTGACATGAAACTACCTTCGCTACCATTTGCTAGTGAAGAGGATATCAGATCAATGACCTCAGGATCAAATTCGTCATTATCTCCAAAGCAATTGAAGCTGTTGTCAAATTCTCCAGCTTTCAGTCGTTTACATGTCAGTACTTCGCCTGAGCGCAGCCAATATGTAATTCCGATTCCTTTCACCCTTAAACTACCCCCTAAATTGAGTTCCCATAACCAAAATCCACCTTCTCCAAGATCGATTTCTCCGGAAAGATCAAATAGGAACGAAAGAGAGACTTCTCCAACAAGATCACTCTCGCCTAATAAACTAAGTAGACTCGTATACAATGggaataaatatgaaaagtTGGAATCACTGTCTGATAGCGAAGAAGGAGAAGATGAGAGGAACCACAGGCCTTTAATTCGACGCCCTGCTCCTCCCCCAGTGACAACTAATAAGagaaaatcaaagaagCAGAACATTCAAGCAAAACAAATGTCTCACGATGAGTTGAGCACAATTGACGAAGCAAGCAATTACGCTAAATCAAGAACTCCAAGCTATagatcaagaaaagaaggGAAATCATTGCCATTACCTCCATCTAATGAAGGCATTAATGCAGGAAAAAGTGTACCAAGAATCTCACATAAAGCATCGTTGTCTACTCCCATTTCAGTTGAAACTCCAGATAAATTCACATTTAGAGTTCCGAATAGTGCTACTTCTGTGAAAGATTCATATTATAGAAATTTGTTGGTTCCAAGCCAGAACCTACAGAGTATAGATAAAACCCCACGAATGATCAATTCCTCGGTTCCTAGAAGTTCAACGGAAGATAATATTCGATTACTTCAGTCGAATGCTCCAACTGAATCTAATGATACTGTATTGAGAATCCATAAAAGAAGTTTTAGTGATGAATCTAAAGTTTCGTCTCTCAGCTCGTTTAGTTCTTTCGGTGGTATGTTAAATACCTCTCCGTCGCCCAATCTCAATCAAGCAGGGCCACTGTTATTAGAATCAAAAGCTGACGACCAATTTAGAAATATAGAAAACCCTAGAACTATTAGCAACGGATCAACAACGTCTTGTGCATCTGATGTTTCCAGCAATGCATCATGGAATTCGTTACAAAAAAGTATTGGTATTAATGACTCAAACAGTCTTTCAGAATCTGAAGTCGTACAGGGTAAACCAAAGTCCCCATCAGGAATAGCCACttcaaatgaagataaaattataGGTTCAGAGCATTCAAACGACAACGATACCaaagatttaaaaatgGCCTTGGGGACAAACGAGGAATCCAATTGTAGCGATACAGATGAATCGGAAATTGCAGATTTGTATTTGAATGAGTCCGAAGTTTCCATAAATGATAAAACTGAGATTGGTGTACCTATTTGTCAAAAATTAACTGCTTACAATGAGAGCGATAACGAAGGAGCTGGCACTAGATTCAATTTCCCAGCTGGGAGTGGCAATATCACTAATAGcaaagaattgaaacaaaatataaCACCTAGCTCAAGCAGAAGATCTAGTGCTTATATGGCGCAATATAAATCTCCTTCTGGTCAGATTGAGATTCCAGATCTAGATGATAAGTCGGTCACAGGAAGATATTCTATTCTGAAGTCATCTTGCTCCTTTAATGGCACAACTttcaatgatattaattGCGAAAATTCTGAAGATTCTGGCATAGATAGTGGTGATAGCTCTAAATTAGAGCCAATTGGATTCCCTAGCAGGGCTGCAAGAAACGTGATTAAGGAGCAGTTCAGGTCTATGCATGGagatgatgattctgaTACCGACATAGAATCGGCTAAATATTCGAATTATTCGACAACGACGCctaaatccaaatcaacTCCATGTCTCTCGCGTAATGAAAGACAGTTACCGCCACTCCCTGATAAGATTGATAAAACAAATTCTATTAAGCACCCACAGCCTAAATCTCCAGTTAAGCATTCGCGCCATAAGTCTATGTTTAACATCGATTTCGATGCAACATCAGTGCCAAAGTCTGCACCTCAAACGACCAGACTGAAACTTCATAAGAGATCAAAATCTATGGACTTTAATAGTATGATTCCTAAATCACCGTCTAAAATCTCAAATGTTAATTCAGAAACCTTATCTCTAAAAACTGAAGATACTCGGAAAGTAGCTACACCTGAAGAGATGAAAATCCTGGTCACGGAACCTCCAAAACCTGTTGATTATGCAGTTGATTTTAAAGAAGCTACTTCCAATGATAACTTTCCAGCTTATCCAGTTGCACCTAATATCAAAGAAAGCTACAGTGGAAAGGAACATAGTCCGAGGAACCATGGAACTATTCATAACATTTCTAAAGACTTGAACAAACTAAACATAAGTCAAAAGGATGATAACCCCTCTTGTACTCCTTATGTTACGAACCTGCCTCAAAACTATGAGTTTGGACTACACCCTACACCTTATAACATTCCCACATCTAATCTTTCTAATAGGACCTCATCTAGTTCAGGTTCAAGCTATCAATCAAGTAGAAGTACTAAGAACACAAATTATACGTCAATGTCGGACAGTGATAGTGttataattgatttgaCAAAAGACAAGTATGATATATGCATGATACAAAGAAATAGTTCGACTCAATCGTATAGATCTGTTACAGAAAGAACGATAGAAGggaaagaatttgaagtgGTATTAGTCgaggatgaagacgaaAACGATGACGACGTGGATGAATTGGCCAGTATTTATTCGAAATACAGAAATAACTGGATCTTCAGAACAGGTTCTACAGCATCGTGTACTTCTAACACAAGCACAGCTTCATTTGAAAGTGGCGTTGCTTCAGAGTCccaattaaaattaaagcCTAGTGTAAGCTTGGCATCTagatataaaaaaatacaGTCACCAAGAAATATAGATAGACTTTCCtctcaaattcaaaagcaACGGTTTAACGAAAAGCAAGTCTTACCATTGAATGCATCAAATGTTGGATACAACTCTACAAGAATCCAATACCCAGGAGTAAAGGAGAGTTCAAACAATATTAAGCCTCTGACAAAAGAATTACCAAAGATCCAAGCATCTTATGGTTTACCCGAAGGCATATCTTGTCCAAATTTAAATTCGAAATATTTTGACTATGCATCCGACAATTATGATTTTAACAGCTTTATGAAGCAGCAGGTGAGTCCCAACTAA